In one Acomys russatus chromosome X, mAcoRus1.1, whole genome shotgun sequence genomic region, the following are encoded:
- the LOC127184649 gene encoding E3 ubiquitin-protein ligase RNF168-like, translated as MALSKAHALSLEDCHCPLCMEFLTEPVTLPCNHTMCKLCFKALLRKAFLSCPFCRTWNTSWAQTHTHVNGFINEELWERIQAQYPEECRQRVTEDELLPLVFRTNSPVQVISNPGELRKEYEEEMIRMEAERQATEERQNRATQEYIRQLLAKDLEEEKLWAEKYKLNKQPQREEEKAKKHSISDPGTSPRKKKSKQKHCDNVPKISPLWSQFESVPQYKGVQDGKKISEKTDSDGKSPMAQGNKTKGNLPAATLSRSSVIPKQGTLSPHYTYSYNYDVKVDSSEDDAPKPSCSKQNVYVPIKKIKSEATAAQSFAQTGSGSTGSGMRKEIGNKAIEAKDKMCPPLGRKHTSKRKHQESDEASESGTFHEMPLTYFSDEEETQFFITQKMIDLENMYFEKHQQEEQDRLFALELQRALDEEVRGMSGEKPPWEYSHDYNDFPPATSSKGDWKDKNI; from the coding sequence ATGGCCTTATCTAAAGCCCACGCCTTGTCTTTAGAAGACTGCCATTGTCCTCTTTGTATGGAATTCCTAACTGAGCCCGTAACTCTGCCTTGTAACCACACGATGTGTAAACTATGCTTTAAAGCACTTCTCCGAAAAGCATTTTTATCCTGCCCGTTCTGCCGCACCTGGAATACTTCATGGGCTCAGACCCATACTCATGTAAACGGTTTTATCAATGAGGAACTGTGGGAGAGAATTCAAGCTCAGTATCCAGAGGAATGTAGACAAAGGGTCACTGAGGATGAACTGCTACCATTGGTCTTCAGAACTAATTCGCCAGTTCAAGTGATAAGTAATCCCGGGGAATTGAGGAAAGAATATGAAGAGGAGATGATAAGGATGGAGGCTGAGCGCCAGGCCACTGAGGAAAGACAAAATAGAGCTACACAGGAATACATAAGACAATTACTGGCaaaggacctggaggaggagaagttATGGGCAGAAAAGTACAAACTGAACAAACAACCacaaagggaggaggaaaaagctAAAAAGCACAGTATAAGTGATCCAGGCAcatcaccaagaaaaaaaaagagcaaacaaaaacattgtgACAATGTCCCGAAGATTTCCCCTCTTTGGTCTCAGTTTGAGTCCGTACCGCAGTATAAAGGTGTGCAAGATGGcaagaaaatatctgaaaaaacTGACAGTGATGGGAAGAGCCCTATGGCACAAGGAAATAAAACTAAAGGAAATTTACCAGCAGCTACTCTGTCAAGAAGTTCGGTGATTCCAAAACAAGGTACATTAAGTCCACATTATACATATTCTTACAACTATGATGTGAAAGTGGACAGTTCAGAAGATGATGCACCAAAACCAAGCTGTTCCAAACAAAACGTGTATGTcccaattaagaaaattaaatcagaAGCTACTGCTGCTCAGTCTTTTGCCCAAACGGGGAGTGGGAGCACTGGCTCAGGCATGAGAAAGGAAATTGGAAACAAGGCAATTGAGGCAAAAGATAAAATGTGTCCGCCTTTGGGCCGTAAACATACTTCTAAACGAAAGCATCAGGAATCTGATGAAGCCAGTGAGTCTGGCACATTTCATGAAATGCCTCTTACATACTTCTCGGATGAAGAGGAAACACAATTCTTTATTACCCAAAAGATGATTGATTTGGAGAATATGTATTTTGAGAAGCatcaacaagaagaacaagataGACTATTTGCGTTGGAGCTTCAAAGAGCACTGGATGAAGAAGTGAGGGGAATGTCAGGTGAAAAGCCCCCATGGGAATATTCACATGACTACAATGACTTCCCTCCAGCCACCTCATCAAAAGGAGATTGGAAAGATAAGAACATCTGA